The Terriglobus roseus region ATTGGTAAGAGACTTAACCATGATGGGAGGCACGGCGGCGATTAAAACTGCTGCCGCGACGCGCTTTGAGCCATGTCTGCCGATGTAACGAGCGACCTCACCACCACCGGTGGAATGTCCGATGAGGGTTACGTCGTTCAAATCCAGAGTCTCGATGAGTGAGGCCAGATCGTCAGCGTACCCGTTCATATCATTGCCAGACCAGGCCTGATCCGATCGACCGTGACCGCGTCGATCATGTGCGATTACACGGAAACCATTCTGTGCGAGGAAATGCAGTTGTCCATCCCATGCGTCGGCATTCAAAGGCCAGCCGTGAGAAAACGTGACGACTGGCCCAGCTCCCCAATCCTTGTAGTAAATCGTTGTGCCGTCTTTTCCCTTGAACGTGCTCATCGGGTACTTCTCTCCTGAATGTATGCAGATGAATTTTGTGATTCGTACTGTTTAGTTGGCAGGGATCACGACTGGCGCGTCTTTGTCCTTCACTAGGAACACAACGAACTTTGCTGGGCGTGTGCGGCTCGCGTTGCGACCGATGACATGAACATCGTTGGGGCCTTCGTAGAAGCTTTGGCCCGGCTTGAGAGTGACCTCTTTGCCGCCGCGAACCTGCATCACAATCGAACCTTCCAGCACATAAATGAACCCATGTGCGTTGTGGCGATGCACAGGATCAGAAGAGCCCGGTGGGTATGTGACCGTGATCATCAGACCCTCCTTACCGGGAAGATCTGTCAGGTCTTTCGACATCACCTCTGTCACCTTGGCCTGTTGTGCGAGCAAGCAATGGGGTGCGAGCCACGCAAGACATAGAACGAGCTTTGCTAACTTCATCAACGTGTCCTCCTTGTTGTGGCTTAGCGAGTTGGGGCCGTTGCAGATTGTGTGAGCCAGGTCTTGAAGCTTGTCGTTCCCAGCCGAGCGTCCTTGCCAGGGACAAGCGTGCGTTCGTCGACTTCAACACCGAAATATCCAGCGGCGGGATCGGCAACCACATTGCGCGGGTCATTACGAGCAATCAGGCCCAGGCGGATGAACTCATCGAGACGAAACTGATCTGGACCAGCGATTTCAACAATGCCGTTCACAGGTATGCCAGCAGCAACGCGTCCTACTCCCGCTGCCACGTCGTCAGCCGCCATTGGTTGAATGAGAACGGGCGCGAGACGAACCGTAGTGCCGTCGCTTGCTGTGTCTGCAATGTTCTTCACGAACTCAAAGAACTGCGTGGCATGCACGATGGAGAATGGAATCCCCGACTCTGCGATCAACTTTTCCTGTGCAAGCTTTGCGCGGAAGTATCCACGAATCGTCTTGGGGCCGTCGGAAGGGCGATCCTGTGCAATGCGATCTGTACCTACGACAGAGAGCGCGACGTAATGCTGAACGCCTGCCGCTTTTCCATACTGGATAAGGTTGCGCGTGGCAGTGTTGAAGAAGTTCATCGCGTCGTCTTCATCAAAGGAACGCGAGTTGGATACGTCCACTACAACCTCGGCCCCATTCAATACCTCTGCGAGACCTTCTCCAGTCAACGTGTTGACGCCGGAGTTCGGTGATGCCGCGATCGCTTCATGTCCGTGAGCCGCAAGCTTGCTAACAAGCTTTGATCCGATGAGACCCGTGCCGCCGATGACGACGATTTTCATGATTCATCCCCTTAGTTGAATGGCAATTTGATACATGCCACTCGTACTCGCTATGACCGAACAGGGATGAATTGTGTGACGGGAATTTTCAATCTTTCATGCAAGAAACGCATGCAGCACTACGAACGCACCAGCAAATCACTCAGCGTTTTACGCGGACGCCATTCTTCTTCGCTATGACGGAATGACTTTCTGTCCGCATCGATCAAACCGAGGAATACATCCGTAACAATGCGGGCACCGACCGGCCCGAGACGCTGGCCGTCCTCAAGCACTGCGGCCTCGCGAAGAATATAGTACCAGAGCGGCGTTTCTTCATGCCAATCGATCGCGGTAAGACCTATCTGCTCCGCATCGAGAGGAGACACACCTATGTATCTTGCAACAGCCTCACCGGATGGCAAGCCGACACCTTGCCCTCGCTGCAGATCGCGGACAGCGAGTGATTGGTAGTCCTCAATCTCGCATTCTCCTGTGATTGCCAGGGGCAATTGAAGAAGCGAACGTACGAGTCTTCCATCCATCTTCTTTGCGCGTTGTGCAGCCGGTGCACCAACGGTGTCGAAGAACATGCTCCAGTCGATAAGGTGCTCCCGCGGTACGGGACGAAAGCCCAGCAGATCAGGAAAGAGCGGAAGCAGGCCACTGTGCGCGTTCAATTGATAGCGATGACGAATCTGCGCGTGACCATATCGATATGCCGCGTCAGCAAACTCGAGCGGGAGAAACACATGGTCGCCGGGATGAAAATATCGAGAACCCTCTTGGAGCGCATCTGCTGCCACTTGTTCTCCAACGAGCGAGGGGAGAAATTCATGCAGGATGATCCATTGGTAGTGCCAGCGTAACTGTCGGGATGCTTCGTCAAATACGAATGCTTCTTCTATGCCTTGCTCACGAGCTTCATCCACAAAGGCATTGTGTGCCTTCAGCATTGCAAGATGAAACTGCGAGATGAGCTGATGGGAGTCGTTGCGTGGATCGCCGATGATGGCAGTTTCATCGGCATTTCGTTGAAGGTCGGAGTCGTCCTTGCCGAGTCGAAACTTCGCCGGATCGTCACGTTGAAAGAGATACGGATGACCTGTGGGACCGTCTCCGTATAAACATTCCAGATCAAGCTTTGGGGAACGCGCGTTGATCAATCCGGCGGTATCCGTTTCGGATCGCAAGTGCGAACGATCAGCTGTAATGTCGTGCGCCACAAACTGACCAAAGATGGGCCATCCAGCCGCGCTTTCTGCAAGTGATTCTGGCGTATCGTCCGTGTCTTCACAATCACATACGCCGCCGATTCTGCCGAGCGCTCGCAGAAACTGTTCCTCAGCCCGGAATGCTGGAAGGCTGGGAAACATCCGTGCATAATGCACAGGCACGAGCGGCGCATCGATAGGCGCTGTCGCTCCTAATCGTGCGAGACAGTGATCTGGAATAGAACGGGCGCGGCTTGTCACGGTTCTCCCTGCGTGGTGTGTAGTCCATTGTGGATCAGCTAGTCCACATGAGCTTCGGCCAATCCTTTTGCGATGCGGCGATCTGGAACCAACCATATCAGTCCCGCAATTACGAGGATCGCTTGAGCAATCCCGGCGGCACGAAGCGTGGCGAAGAGTGCTAGGACATACAGCACAAGCGATAGTTTTGACTTCCTATCTTTTCCGATGGCTCGCTTCAAGACGGAGTTTTGGCCCTGTGCCTGCATGATCGCCTGCTGAAGCAAGTAATAAGCGAAACCGGCCATCAGGAGTACACAGGCATAAAGCGCAGTGGGCAGCGATGAAAAGTGGTTTTCTCCAAGCCATCCTGCAGCAAACGGAAATAAGGAAAGCCAAAACAGAAGATGCAGGTTGGCCCATAGGATCGAACCGGTAATTTCCTTACACGTTTTCAGCAGATGATGATGGTTGTTCCAGTAGATGCCGACATACAGAAAGCTGACGATGTAACTCAGAAAGACCGGCAGGAGTGGGGCAAGATCCTGGATGTGCGTACCGTGTGGCACCTTCAGCTCAAGGACCATGATCGTAATGATGATCGCGATGACCGCATCGCTGAATGCCTCCAATCGCACGGTGGTCATGGTTTCCTCACTCTGTTTTGGAAACATCACTTTGCGTCCGTCTGCTGCATGTTCTCAACGCGTGCTCTCTCGCCTTCCACAACGACCCGGTAGGTCTGAAGAGGCTTGACCGCAGGTCCGCGCAAGACAGCGCCAGTACATACATCGAACTCTGAACCGTGCCAGGGACAGGTCACAGTCGAACCTGCGATATGTCCCTCAATCAGCGGGCCGTACTTATGCGGACATTTGGCCTGCGTGGCGCACAGATGCCCTGCCACGTTGAATACTGCGACATTCCCAACCAACCGCGCTGAGCCTTCCGGTATATCGCTTATCCGG contains the following coding sequences:
- a CDS encoding cupin domain-containing protein, giving the protein MKLAKLVLCLAWLAPHCLLAQQAKVTEVMSKDLTDLPGKEGLMITVTYPPGSSDPVHRHNAHGFIYVLEGSIVMQVRGGKEVTLKPGQSFYEGPNDVHVIGRNASRTRPAKFVVFLVKDKDAPVVIPAN
- a CDS encoding Rieske (2Fe-2S) protein, translated to MQSDTPTVQTSGPATQPNSLDSEWFRISDIPEGSARLVGNVAVFNVAGHLCATQAKCPHKYGPLIEGHIAGSTVTCPWHGSEFDVCTGAVLRGPAVKPLQTYRVVVEGERARVENMQQTDAK
- a CDS encoding SDR family oxidoreductase; this encodes MKIVVIGGTGLIGSKLVSKLAAHGHEAIAASPNSGVNTLTGEGLAEVLNGAEVVVDVSNSRSFDEDDAMNFFNTATRNLIQYGKAAGVQHYVALSVVGTDRIAQDRPSDGPKTIRGYFRAKLAQEKLIAESGIPFSIVHATQFFEFVKNIADTASDGTTVRLAPVLIQPMAADDVAAGVGRVAAGIPVNGIVEIAGPDQFRLDEFIRLGLIARNDPRNVVADPAAGYFGVEVDERTLVPGKDARLGTTSFKTWLTQSATAPTR
- a CDS encoding TMEM175 family protein, with protein sequence MTTVRLEAFSDAVIAIIITIMVLELKVPHGTHIQDLAPLLPVFLSYIVSFLYVGIYWNNHHHLLKTCKEITGSILWANLHLLFWLSLFPFAAGWLGENHFSSLPTALYACVLLMAGFAYYLLQQAIMQAQGQNSVLKRAIGKDRKSKLSLVLYVLALFATLRAAGIAQAILVIAGLIWLVPDRRIAKGLAEAHVD
- a CDS encoding peroxidase family protein gives rise to the protein MTSRARSIPDHCLARLGATAPIDAPLVPVHYARMFPSLPAFRAEEQFLRALGRIGGVCDCEDTDDTPESLAESAAGWPIFGQFVAHDITADRSHLRSETDTAGLINARSPKLDLECLYGDGPTGHPYLFQRDDPAKFRLGKDDSDLQRNADETAIIGDPRNDSHQLISQFHLAMLKAHNAFVDEAREQGIEEAFVFDEASRQLRWHYQWIILHEFLPSLVGEQVAADALQEGSRYFHPGDHVFLPLEFADAAYRYGHAQIRHRYQLNAHSGLLPLFPDLLGFRPVPREHLIDWSMFFDTVGAPAAQRAKKMDGRLVRSLLQLPLAITGECEIEDYQSLAVRDLQRGQGVGLPSGEAVARYIGVSPLDAEQIGLTAIDWHEETPLWYYILREAAVLEDGQRLGPVGARIVTDVFLGLIDADRKSFRHSEEEWRPRKTLSDLLVRS